Proteins encoded in a region of the Bactrocera tryoni isolate S06 chromosome 4, CSIRO_BtryS06_freeze2, whole genome shotgun sequence genome:
- the LOC120774230 gene encoding potassium channel subfamily K member 1-like, with product MLPTTTFRRRNGYEDLDKCNQSLEEYLPNVLVRAEGQTAWAATPTQLGQQKQQTNRIFSISDTALNVTPPKNSNTPAAPLSSLSQQQSTSHASHNQSTLSLNNGISLGSIVLLPGPSRTQSYANLNHEFYAASMYGSGAAKKCGNSYMRKENLRLLCFALFYCVYLAIGSVCFQIAETPMEESLRSTVRQQRTEFLLKYPQILDEDLEEFLKAVITANDRGISPLRNATNEMNWSFGQAFFFSSTVITTIGYGHVTPLSQTGKIFCIIYAAIGIPLTLVLLSAMVERLLVPASWLLGTLNSKLGHLYQPFNIRLLHLSIVATLVIVLFFGIPTAVFAYIEPAWGALDAFYYCFISLTTIGLGDYIPGEGVTIGNRSMYKIFISGYLICGLIAMMFVLTIFYDIPQLNLGQLFTESTNGETEKLRLSGNNTTCYSGPSGLYMPQRDEDTRRAVVRIRPHGDDSPSPDEAPSSLNSDIRVP from the exons ATGTTGCCGACGACAACATTTCGCCGCCGCAATGGCTACGAGGATCTGGACAAGTGCAATCAATCATTAGAGGAATATCTGCCGAACGTCCTTGTGCGCGCCGAGGGTCAAACAGCATGGGCAGCGACGCCAACCCAGTTGGgtcaacaaaagcagcaaactAATCGTATTTTCTCAATCTCAGATACGGCATTAAATGTAACACCACCGAAAAATTCCAACACGCCGGCAGCACCTTTAAGCAGCCTGTCCCAACAGCAATCAACGTCGCACGCTTCACACAATCAATCTACGCTCAGTCTCAATAATGGCATTAGCCTTGGCTCCATCGTGTTGTTGCCCGGTCCCTCACGTACGCAAAGTTATGCCAACCTGAACCATGAGTTCTATGCTGCTAGTATGTATGGTAGTGGTGCCGCCAAAAAGTGCGGCAACTCCTATATGCGCAAGGAAAATTTGCGTTTACTTTGCTTCGCACTCTTTTATTGTGTGTACTTAGCAATCGGTAGTGTTTGCTTTCAAATTGCCGAAACGCCGATGGAGGAGTCATTGCGTAGCACTGTGCGTCAACAACGCACCGAATTCCTGCTGAAGTATCCACAAATATTgg ATGAAGACCTCGAGGAGTTTCTCAAAGCCGTGATAACAGCCAACGATCGAGGCATATCACCGTTACGCAATGCAACAAATGAAATGAACTGGAGCTTTGGTCAGGCATTCTTCTTCTCAAGCACCGTGATAACAACAATCG GATACGGCCATGTAACGCCACTTAGCCAAACGGGGAAAATATTCTGCATAATTTATGCGGCCATTGGTATACCACTCACGTTGGTGCTATTGAGTGCGATGGTGGAGCGGCTGTTGGTCCCGGCCAGCTGGTTGTTGGGCACTTTGAATTCGAAATTGGGTCATCTCTATCAGCCCTTCAATATACGACTTTTGCATCTAAGCATTGTGG CTACGCTTGTTATCGTCTTATTCTTTGGCATACCAACCGCAGTTTTTGCTTATATTGAACCCGCCTGGGGTGCTTTGGACGCTTTCTACTATTGTTTCATCTCATTGACAACTATTGGGTTGGGTGATTATATACCTGGCGAGGGTGTGACCATTGGCAATCGTTCcatgtacaaaatattcatAAGCGGTTATTTGATTTGTG GTCTCATTGCAATGATGTTTGTGCTGACGATCTTCTATGATATACCGCAACTCAATCTAGGTCAACTGTTTACTGAAAGCACAAATGGTGAAACGGAAAAGTTGCGCCTATCCGGCAACAATACCACATGCTATTCTGGCCCATCAGGTCTGTATATGCCACAGCGTGATGAGGATACTAGGCGTGCCGTAGTTCGCATACGTCCACACGGCGACGATTCACCCAGTCCCGATGAAGCACCATCTTCGCTCAATAGCGACATAAGAGTCCCATAA